From a single Nicotiana tomentosiformis chromosome 2, ASM39032v3, whole genome shotgun sequence genomic region:
- the LOC104098490 gene encoding uncharacterized protein encodes MDSYEALYGTRCHSLVDWFEPGEARILGINLVCDALEMVKLIQEWLRITQSGKESYADKKARDGAFMVGEKVLLRVSAMKGVMRFEKNGKLIPQYISPFEVLERVGKVAYRLAFPPNLSRIHMVIHVFILRKYYEDPSHVLDFSLMQLDNDLSYDKDPEAILDRKI; translated from the coding sequence ATGGATtcgtatgaggcattatatgggacgCGATGCCATTCTCTAGTggattggtttgagcctggtgaggctaggatACTAGGCATAAATTTGgtttgtgatgctttggagatggtgaaattgattcaggagtggcttcgtaTAACGCAGTCTGGGAAAGAGAGTTATGCTGATAAGAAGGCTCGTGATGGGGCATTCATGgtaggtgagaaggttctactaaGGGTTTCGgccatgaaaggtgtgatgagatttgaaaagaatggcaagttgatACCTCAGTATATTAGTCCATTCGAAGTGTTGGAGAGAGTTGGtaaggtggcctacagacttgctttTCCACCTAACTTATCGAGAATTCatatggtgattcatgttttCATACTTCGAAAGTACTATGAGGACCCGtcacatgttttggattttagcttGATGCAGTTGGACAATGATTTGAGTTATGATAAGGATCCAGAggctattttggataggaagatttga